One Ilumatobacter fluminis genomic window, CGTCGGGTGCCGTCGTCGACGGTGCATCGGTGGCGGGCGCCGGAGCGCTGGTGCTCGGCGTCGCCGTCGTCTCGGGGGCGGCGTCGGTGGTCGAGGCCGACTCGTCGTCGCCTCCACTGCACCCGGCGATCACCAGTGCGCCGACGAACAGGAGCGCCGGGATTCGGGGAGTCATGTGGCCACGGTACCCGGGGAGCGCCGGCGGCCGGTGGCAGCTCAGACGATGCCGGTACGCAGGAGTTCCGGCGCGAACGGGCACTCGGAACGCAGTGCGACGCCGACCTGGGTCGACCGGCCGTCCGCGTTGATCACCACGTCGACCAGGTCGATCGGCAGATCGTCGACCGACGCTCCCCACCCGTCGTCGTCGGGGATCGCTCGTCGGGCGACCTCGGCGACGTACTGGTGCGGGATGCGGGTCCCGGTCGGGGTGACGAGCCACACGGGTGTGCCGGCCGACGACGCCGTCGCGGCCAACACCTGACTGCCCAGCGTCGTGAGCACGCGACGGTCGCACGCAGCGGCGGCTTCGATCAGCACGAGGTCGGCGTCGGCGACCGCGGCCGGGAGCTGGTCGTGGGTGATCGGTTCGGCGGCGACCTCGGCGCGGTCGAGGCGACGGACCAGGTCGCCTGCCCGGAACTCGCTGTCGGCGCACCAGACACGCAGGTCGTCGCGGCCGACCAGGGCGTCGGCAATGGTGGGCGGGTATCCGACCGTCACCACGGCGCCGTCGGCGGGCAGTGCGGAGGTGAGGCGTGCGGTGACCGGGTCGTCCATCAGCACGTCGGCCAACTCCCACGCCAGCGTCGACGGGTCGTCGGACACCAGCAACTGGGCGCACAGCCACCACATCGGTCCGGCGTCGGGGTGACGTTCGATCATGCGCCGGCTGGCGACGACGAGGTTCGCCGGGTCGGCGCGGAGCGAGCCGAGGGCGAACGCCGCCTCGCGAGCGAGGTCGCCCGGGTCGCCTCCACCGGAGCGTGCCACGTAGCGCAGATGCTCGATCGGATGCACCCCACCAACCTACGCCCTCCCCCACCCCCGATTCACTCGCGCCGACCCGACCAAGGCGTGAACAAACTGCGGAACTATTCCGCAGTTTGTTCACGCATTCGGCGGGTTGTGGTGGGGGTCGGTAGGATCGCACGCCGTGGCGACGAAACTGCCTGACGATCTGATGTTGCGCCCCCTCGGAGGCGAAGCCCGCGAGCTGGCCGAGTGGCTCACGACGTTCCATCTGGCGAGCGTCGTCCTCGACCCGTACACCAACGAGAGCGCCTGGGTCCTCAAGACCGCCGTCCGCATCCTCGAGGAGTTCCGCGGTTCGCACGCTCGCGTCAACTTCGTCGTGACGGCCGACGACGCCGACGCCAAGAAATTCCTGGGCCCGCTCACCGAGCAGTTCCTGGTGTTCACCGACCCCGACCGCAGCTTCGTGAAGGCGCTCGAACTCGAGTCGCTCCCGGCGTTCGTGTTCGTCCGCGTCGACGGTGAGGCCGTCGCCACGGCCGAGGGCTGGAGCCCCGAGTCGTGGGAGGCCGTCGCCGACGCCATCTCCGACACCACGCGCTGGAGCCCGCCGACGATCCCGGCGCCCGGCGACCCGGTGGCGTTCGCCGGCTCGCCCGCCGCCGGCTGACCTGTGGCCGGCCGGCCGCTCCCCGACCTGCCGGTCGTCGAGACCTTCCCCGCACTCCGCACCGCACTCGCCGACCACGGCACCGCCGTACTCGTCGCTCCCCCGGGAGCCGGCAAGACGACCCTCGTACCGCTCGCGCTGCTCGACGAGCCGTGGCTCGAGGGACGCAAGATCGTCGTCCTCGAACCCCGCCGCCTGGCCACCCGGGCCGCTGCCCGACGAATGGCCGACCTGCTCGGCACCGAGGTCGGCGGCGTCGTCGGCTACCAAACCCGCGACGAGCGCCACCTCGGCCCCGACACCCGGATCGAGGTCGTCACCGAGGGCATCCTCACCCGTCGGCTCCAGACCGATCCCGAGCTGCCCGGTGTCGGCCTGGTCGTGTTCGACGAGGTGCACGAGCGCAACCTGCCGACCGACGTGGGGCTCGCCTTCTCCCTCGACGCCCGGTCGACGCTCCGCCCCGACCTGCGCATCCTCGCCATGTCGGCGACGCCCGACACCGACGCCCTCGTCACCGCGCTCGGCGACGCGCCGCTGATCGAGAGCGAAGGACGGATGTTCCCGGTCGACATGCGGTGGGCGCCGCGCGACCGCAAGGAGCGCATCGAACAGGCGACCACCCGCACCGTCGTGCAGGCGCTGCGTGACGAACCGGGCGACGTCTTGGTGTTCCTCCCCGGCATCGGCGAGATCCGACGTACCCAGGAGCAGCTCACGGGCCAGGTCGGTGCCGACGTCGACGTGTACCCGCTGGCCGGCGCTCTCTCGCTCGCCGAGCAGGATCAGGCGCTCGCTCCCTCGCCACCGGGGCGACGACGGGTCGTACTCTCGACCGACATCGCCGAGACGTCGCTGACCGTCGACGGCGTTCGAGTGGTCGTCGACTCCGGACTCGCCCGGGCACCGCGCTTCGACGTCCGGACCGGCATGACCCGACTGACGACGATCTCGACCAGTCGCGCCTCGGCCGAGCAGCGGGCGGGCCGCGCCGGCCGCGTGGAGCCCGGCGCCTGCTACCGGCTGTGGAGCAAGATCGAGCACGGGAGCCGCCCGGCACACCGCGCTCCGGAGATCACCGAGGTCGACCTCGCCGGACTGGCGCTCGAGCTCGCGTCGTGGGGCACCGCGGCCGACGATCTCGCGTTCCTCACGCCGCCGCCCCGGAAGGCGATGCGGAGCGCCACCGAACTCCTCGAGCGACTCGAGGCGATCGATGCCGACGGCCGGCTCACCGACGTCGGTCGACAGATGCTCGGCCTCCCGGTACACCCGAGGCTCGCCCGGATGCTGGTCGACGAGCGCTCACCGCTCGGCTGCGCACTCGCCGTACTGCTCGACGAGCGTGACGTGCTGCGAGGCCGCCCGGACGAACTCCCGGCCGACCTCGGGCTCCGGCTGCGGTTGATCGCCGGTCGTGGCGGCCACGATCAGGCCGATCGGCGGGCGGTCGACCAGGTCCGGCGGCGCGCACGCGACCTCGCACGACGCCTCCGGATCAGCTTCGACACCGACCTGATCGACCCCGACCGGGCCGGCCTGGCCCTCCTCCATGCGTTCCCCGACCGGCTCGGTGTGCGACGCCGGCCCGGGCAGTTCCAGCTCCGTGGCGGCACGGGAGCCTGGCTGGCCGACGACGACCCACTTGCCCACGAACCGTTCGTCGTCGCCGCCGACCTCGACGGCAAACGGAACCGAGCCCGGATCCGACTCGGCGCCGGACTCGACGGCGACGAGGTGGCGCTGGTCTTCGGTGACGAGGTCGTCGAACGGACCGAGCTCGCATGGGACACCGATCGCGACGAACTCGTCGAACGGGTCGAACGACGGCTCGACTCCATGCAACTGGGAGCGACGACCCGGCGACCCGAACCCGGCGAGGCGACCACGGCGGCGCTGATGGACCGGGTGCGCGCGACCGGGCTCGCCGTGCTCGGCTGGTCGGGTGCCTCGATCGCGCTCCGACAGCGAGTCGACTTCCTGCACCGTGCCCTCGGCGACCCGTGGCCCGACTGGAGTGTCGAGGCACTCGCCGACACCGTCGACGATTGGCTCGCCCCGTACCTGCCCGGGGCGACCGGGCGTCGCGACCTGGAGCGGCTCGACCTCGTCATGGTGCTGCGCTCGCAACTGCCGTGGCCGCAGGGCGCCGATCTCGACGAGTTGGCGCCGGCGACGCTCGAACTGCCGACCGGCCGTTCGGTGCCGATCGACTACCGCAGCGACGAACCCGAGGCGAGCGTGCGGGTGCAAGACCTGTTCGGCACGACCGTCCATCCCACCGCCGGCGGCCGACCGATCGTGCTCAGCCTGCTGTCGCCCGCCGACCGGCCGATCCAGGTGACCGCCGACCTCCCCGGGTTCTGGACCGGGACGTGGGCCGACGTGAAGAAGGAGCTCGCGGGCCGCTACCCCAAGCATCACTGGCCCGACGACCCGGGCGGTGCCGAGCCGAAGCGTCTCAAGGGACGCTGATGCTCGCCGCTCAGATCGTCGGCGTCGACGCCGGCCTCATGGTGCTCGCCATGGTGATCGTGCTGATCGGTGCCGCCACCCAGGCGTCGATCGGCGTCGGACTCGGCCTGATGGCGGCGCCCACGCTGAGCTTGATCGACCCGGCGTTCATCCCGGGGGCGTTGACCTTGTCGATCCCGCCGCTCGTGGTGGGGATGGCGTGGCGCGAACGCGCGCACATCGACTCGACCATCTATCGAGCCGTCCCGGCCCGTTTCGTCGGATCGGTCGCCGGCGCTGCCCTGGTGGCGTCGCAGGGCGACGAGGCCGTGACGATCGTGGTCGGGCTCGCCGTGCTGCTCGCCGTGGTCGCCTCGGTCACCGGCCTGCATGTCCGGCCGACACTGCGAAACCAGTTGATCGCCGGCACCGGGTCGGGGTTCGCCGGCACGGTGGCGGGCGTCGGCGGCCCGCCGATGGCGATCACCTACCAGCACTCCGATCCACGGGTACTCCGGGCGACGCTGGCGGTTTTCAACACGATCGGTCTGATCTGTTTCACGCTGCCGTCGCTCGTGATCGCCGGGGTGACCGGCTGGCGCGAGGTGCAGCTGGCGTGCTTCCTGATCCCGAGCGTCATCGCCGGCTTCTCCGTCGGCAAGTACACGATCGCCAAGCTCCCACCCGAACGGGTGCGTCCGTTCGTCCTCGTCGTCTGCGCCGCCAGCGCCGTCCTCGTCCTCGCCAAGAGCCTGGCCTGACGGCCCATGGGGTCGGATACGTTTCGTCGACGACCGTCCTCGCCCGACGACACCCGGCCGACGAAACGTCTCCGACCCCATTCGTCGGGGATGCGGTGGGCGGACTGAGCCGGGCGTAGGGTTTCGGGCATGGCTGATGACGATTTCGGGTTCACGGAACTGTTGCCGCTCGGGCCCGACCAGACCCAGTACCGGCTGATCACGACCGAAGGCGTGTCGACCGTCGACACCGAGCTCGGCACCTTCCTCAAGGTCGAGCCGGAGGCGATCCAGCGCCTTACGGCCGAAGCGATGCACGACATCGCCCACTTCCTCCGACCCGGGCACCTCCAGCAGCTGCGCAACATCCTCGACGACCCCGAGGCCAGCGACAACGATCGCTTCGTCGCCACCGACCTGCTGAAGAACGCGGCCGTCGCAGCCGGCGGCGTGCTGCCGATGTGCCAGGACACCGGTACCGCCATCGTCAAGGGCAAGAAGGGCCAGAACGTCCACACCGGCGGCGGCGACGAGCGCTCGATCGCCCGCGGTATCCAGGACACGTATCAGACGAGCAACCTGCGGTACAGCCAGATGGCGCCGCTCACCATGTACGACGAGAAGAACACCGGCACGAACCTGCCGGGCGAGATCAAGATCTCGGCGATCGACGGCGACGAGTACAAGTTCCTGTTCATGGCCAAGGGTGGCGGCTCGGCCAACAAGAGCTACCTGTTCCAGGAGACGAAAGCCCTGCTCAACGAGGCCACGCTGCTGCCGTGGATCTTCGAGAAGATCCAGACGCTCGGCACCGCCGCCTGCCCGCCGTACCACCTGGCGATCGTCATCGGCGGCACCTCGGCCGAGTTCGCCGTCGAAACGGCCAAGCTCGCCTCCGCCCGCTACCTCGACGCGCTCCCGACCGAGGGTTCCGAGCTCGGCCACGGCTTCCGCGACCTCGACCTCGAGAAGAAGGTGCTCGAACTCGCCCAGACGACCGGCATCGGCGCCCAGTTCGGCGGCAAGTACTTCTGCCACGACGTTCGCATCATCCGACTCCCCCGCCACGGCGCCAGCTGCCCCGTCGGCATCGCCGTGTCGTGCTCGGCCGACCGGCAGGCGCTCGGCAAGATCACCCGCGAAGGCGTCTTCCTCGAACAGCTCGAGACCGACCCGGCCCGTTTCCTGCCCGACGTCACCCATGACGACCTCGACGGCAGCGACGTGGTGCACATCGATCTCAACCGCCCGATGAGCGACATCCGCGCCGAGCTGTCGAAGTACCCGGTGAAGACGCGCGTGATGCTGACCGGCCCGATGGTCGTCGCTCGTGACATCGCGCACGCCAAGATCAAGGAGCGCCTCGACGCCGGCGAGCCGATGCCGCAGTACCTGCAGGACCACTGCGTCTACTACGCCGGCCCGGCCAAGACCCCCGAGGGCTACGCCTCGGGCTCGTTCGGCCCCACCACGGCGGGCCGGATGGACGCCTACGTCGAGCAGTTCCAGGCCGCCGGCGGCTCGATGATCATGCTCGCCAAGGGCAACCGCAGCCAGCAGGTCACCGACGCATGCAACGCCCACGGTGGCTTCTACCTCGGCTCGATCGGCGGACCGGCCGCACGCCTCGCGCTCGACAACATCAAACAGGTCGAGGTGCTCGAGTATCCCGAACTCGGCATGGAGGCCGTCTGGAAGATCGAGGTCGAGGACTTCCCGGCGTTCATCGTGGTCGACGACAAGGGCAACGACTTCTTCCAGCAGGTCAAGGTCGAAGCGGCCCAGCGAGCCACCAACGTCCGACTGGGCTGACCCACCCGGCCCGAACCGGGCGCTCGGTATACTCGCCCCGGTTCGGCGGGTGATCCCGCCTGCTTCGTTCCCATCGTGCTGATCTTCGTCCTCACCCTCCACGCAGTCGTCGGCATCGCGCTGATCGTCGCCGGTGACCGTCTGGGCCGGTGGGCGTTCGCGATCGCCGGTGTCGTCCCGGCGATCACGCTCGCGGTGCTCGGAACCGAGTTCGCCGCAGCGATCGACGGTGAGCCGGTCACCGAGGAATACGGCTGGATCCCCCAGCTCGGTCTGAACATCGTCCTGCGCATGGACGCCATGAGCGTCGTCATGGTGTCGCTGGTGTCGGGCATCGGGCTCCTCGTCTGCACCTACGCGGTCGGCTACTTCAGCCATCCGAAACCAGGGACCGCCCGGCTCGCCGGCCTGCTGACCCTGTTCGCCGGGGCGATGCTCGGCGTCGTCCTGTCCGATCATCTGATGGCGTTGTTCGTCTTCTGGGAGCTGACGTCGATCACGTCGTACCTGCTCATCGGCAACGACGACGAGAACCCGAAGGCCCGCGACTCGGCGCTGATGGCCGTCATCATCACCGGCGCAGGCGGGCTCGCCCTGCTCGCCGGCATCATCCTGCTCGGCCAGTCGACCGGCACGTATCTGATCAGCGAGCTCGTCGACATCTCCGTCGGCGACAGCGGCGTCATCACCGCCGCCGTCATCTTGATCCTGCTCGGAGCGATGACGAAGTCGGCGCAGATTCCGTTCGCCGGCTGGTTGCCCGGTGCCATGGTCGCGCCCACACCGATCAGCACGTACCTCCACGCCGCCACCATGGTGAAGGCCGGCGTCTACCTCGTGGCCCGGTTGTCGCCGGTGCTCGCCGAAACGGGCACCTGGCGCAACCTGATCCTCGTCGTGTCGTCGATCACGATGATCGTCGGTGGTTGGCGAGCGCTGCGTCAGCACGACCTCAAACTGCTCCTCGCGTACGGCACCGTCAGCCAGCTCGGATTCATGATGCTGCTGTTCGGCATGGGCGAGTACGAACTCGCACAGGCCGGCATCACCGTGCTGCTCGCACACGGCGCCTTCAAGGCGGCCCTCTTCATGGTCGTCGGCATCGTCGATCACCAGGCGGGCACCCGCGACATCCGGGCGCTCCACGGCTTCGGGCGCACCTGGTGGCCCGTGCTCGCCGTGGCGACGATCTCGGCGGCGTCGATGGCGGGCCTGCCGCCGCTCCTCGGATTCATCGCCAAGGAGAAGGGGCTCGACGGCGCCCTCCACGGCGACTTCACCGGTGCGACCGCCTTGGTCGTCGTGTTCGTCGTCGGCTCGATCCTGACGTTCGCCTACTCGGCACGCTTCGTGCTCGGTGTGTTCGGCCGGTTCGGTGATGCCGAGCACGAACACGTCACCGAGACGGCGAAGGCGCCGGCGTGGACGTTCTCCGGCCCATCGATCCTGCTCGCCACGTTCACGGTCGCGGCAGGGCTCGCGCCGGTCATCATCGACGACCTCG contains:
- the mbhE gene encoding hydrogen gas-evolving membrane-bound hydrogenase subunit E, which translates into the protein MLIFVLTLHAVVGIALIVAGDRLGRWAFAIAGVVPAITLAVLGTEFAAAIDGEPVTEEYGWIPQLGLNIVLRMDAMSVVMVSLVSGIGLLVCTYAVGYFSHPKPGTARLAGLLTLFAGAMLGVVLSDHLMALFVFWELTSITSYLLIGNDDENPKARDSALMAVIITGAGGLALLAGIILLGQSTGTYLISELVDISVGDSGVITAAVILILLGAMTKSAQIPFAGWLPGAMVAPTPISTYLHAATMVKAGVYLVARLSPVLAETGTWRNLILVVSSITMIVGGWRALRQHDLKLLLAYGTVSQLGFMMLLFGMGEYELAQAGITVLLAHGAFKAALFMVVGIVDHQAGTRDIRALHGFGRTWWPVLAVATISAASMAGLPPLLGFIAKEKGLDGALHGDFTGATALVVVFVVGSILTFAYSARFVLGVFGRFGDAEHEHVTETAKAPAWTFSGPSILLATFTVAAGLAPVIIDDLVGAATTTLDEAAKPKHLALWHGINTALMLSALIIGVGVVLTVARRPVAIAQRRFHRAITWFPTADRSFWFLLNGLIRFAKRTTRVVQNGSLPTYLMVILTVSMLAIVIPAAAALDEWPDLIDTPIHVPLAGIVLAAAIGATIVHRRIAAALMLGAVGFGMSGFYVAQGAPDLALTQFAIEVLTTVMFVLVLRFLPARFDDRHLAIALPIRIAVAALVGVTAFIAALVTAAARSDVAEPDIADDMVRQSVSSGDGSNVVNVILVDFRGADTLGEITVLVIAALGVVALARVARRGPVEPAPTLLEVPAFARLPVVDVSARILFSSIMVLSIYFLFAGHNQPGGGFVGGLTAGVAISLRYVNGGVSSVRRSVRPKPWFVLGTGLFVSVTTALVPLALGESFLEHAKWQGELPLLGKIKVTSALPFDIGVYLVVVGLVLMAYEAFGEDAVPMQDPEQMEASAP
- a CDS encoding fumarate hydratase, which translates into the protein MADDDFGFTELLPLGPDQTQYRLITTEGVSTVDTELGTFLKVEPEAIQRLTAEAMHDIAHFLRPGHLQQLRNILDDPEASDNDRFVATDLLKNAAVAAGGVLPMCQDTGTAIVKGKKGQNVHTGGGDERSIARGIQDTYQTSNLRYSQMAPLTMYDEKNTGTNLPGEIKISAIDGDEYKFLFMAKGGGSANKSYLFQETKALLNEATLLPWIFEKIQTLGTAACPPYHLAIVIGGTSAEFAVETAKLASARYLDALPTEGSELGHGFRDLDLEKKVLELAQTTGIGAQFGGKYFCHDVRIIRLPRHGASCPVGIAVSCSADRQALGKITREGVFLEQLETDPARFLPDVTHDDLDGSDVVHIDLNRPMSDIRAELSKYPVKTRVMLTGPMVVARDIAHAKIKERLDAGEPMPQYLQDHCVYYAGPAKTPEGYASGSFGPTTAGRMDAYVEQFQAAGGSMIMLAKGNRSQQVTDACNAHGGFYLGSIGGPAARLALDNIKQVEVLEYPELGMEAVWKIEVEDFPAFIVVDDKGNDFFQQVKVEAAQRATNVRLG
- a CDS encoding sulfite exporter TauE/SafE family protein; protein product: MLAAQIVGVDAGLMVLAMVIVLIGAATQASIGVGLGLMAAPTLSLIDPAFIPGALTLSIPPLVVGMAWRERAHIDSTIYRAVPARFVGSVAGAALVASQGDEAVTIVVGLAVLLAVVASVTGLHVRPTLRNQLIAGTGSGFAGTVAGVGGPPMAITYQHSDPRVLRATLAVFNTIGLICFTLPSLVIAGVTGWREVQLACFLIPSVIAGFSVGKYTIAKLPPERVRPFVLVVCAASAVLVLAKSLA
- a CDS encoding TlpA family protein disulfide reductase; translation: MATKLPDDLMLRPLGGEARELAEWLTTFHLASVVLDPYTNESAWVLKTAVRILEEFRGSHARVNFVVTADDADAKKFLGPLTEQFLVFTDPDRSFVKALELESLPAFVFVRVDGEAVATAEGWSPESWEAVADAISDTTRWSPPTIPAPGDPVAFAGSPAAG
- the hrpB gene encoding ATP-dependent helicase HrpB; the protein is MAGRPLPDLPVVETFPALRTALADHGTAVLVAPPGAGKTTLVPLALLDEPWLEGRKIVVLEPRRLATRAAARRMADLLGTEVGGVVGYQTRDERHLGPDTRIEVVTEGILTRRLQTDPELPGVGLVVFDEVHERNLPTDVGLAFSLDARSTLRPDLRILAMSATPDTDALVTALGDAPLIESEGRMFPVDMRWAPRDRKERIEQATTRTVVQALRDEPGDVLVFLPGIGEIRRTQEQLTGQVGADVDVYPLAGALSLAEQDQALAPSPPGRRRVVLSTDIAETSLTVDGVRVVVDSGLARAPRFDVRTGMTRLTTISTSRASAEQRAGRAGRVEPGACYRLWSKIEHGSRPAHRAPEITEVDLAGLALELASWGTAADDLAFLTPPPRKAMRSATELLERLEAIDADGRLTDVGRQMLGLPVHPRLARMLVDERSPLGCALAVLLDERDVLRGRPDELPADLGLRLRLIAGRGGHDQADRRAVDQVRRRARDLARRLRISFDTDLIDPDRAGLALLHAFPDRLGVRRRPGQFQLRGGTGAWLADDDPLAHEPFVVAADLDGKRNRARIRLGAGLDGDEVALVFGDEVVERTELAWDTDRDELVERVERRLDSMQLGATTRRPEPGEATTAALMDRVRATGLAVLGWSGASIALRQRVDFLHRALGDPWPDWSVEALADTVDDWLAPYLPGATGRRDLERLDLVMVLRSQLPWPQGADLDELAPATLELPTGRSVPIDYRSDEPEASVRVQDLFGTTVHPTAGGRPIVLSLLSPADRPIQVTADLPGFWTGTWADVKKELAGRYPKHHWPDDPGGAEPKRLKGR